A window of the Janthinobacterium agaricidamnosum NBRC 102515 = DSM 9628 genome harbors these coding sequences:
- the lexA gene encoding transcriptional repressor LexA has protein sequence MIKLTARQEQILNLIKDAIENTGFPPTRAEIASELGFKSANAAEEHLQALARKGAIEISPGTSRGIRLLGANAEPAPPKVPAALLMMSLPLIGRVAAGSPILAQENLEASYNVDPALFSAKPDFLLKVRGWSMRDAGIMDGDLLAVKKIDSAKNGQIVVARIGDEVTVKRYKKTGSLIELFPENPDFTVIQVDPEADEFALEGLAVGLMRSWN, from the coding sequence ATGATCAAGCTCACTGCACGGCAAGAACAAATTCTGAATCTGATCAAGGATGCGATTGAAAATACCGGCTTCCCGCCGACCCGCGCCGAGATCGCCAGCGAACTGGGATTCAAGTCCGCCAACGCGGCCGAAGAACATTTGCAGGCACTGGCCCGCAAGGGTGCGATCGAGATTTCGCCCGGCACCTCGCGCGGCATCCGCCTGCTGGGCGCCAATGCCGAGCCGGCGCCGCCGAAAGTGCCGGCCGCGCTGCTGATGATGTCGCTGCCGCTGATCGGCCGGGTTGCCGCCGGCTCGCCGATCCTGGCGCAGGAAAACCTGGAAGCGAGCTACAACGTCGACCCGGCGCTGTTTTCGGCCAAACCCGATTTCCTGCTGAAGGTGCGCGGCTGGTCGATGCGCGACGCCGGCATCATGGATGGCGATTTATTGGCCGTCAAGAAAATCGACAGCGCCAAGAATGGGCAAATCGTGGTGGCCCGCATCGGCGACGAAGTGACCGTCAAGCGCTACAAAAAGACCGGATCGCTGATCGAGCTGTTCCCGGAAAATCCCGACTTCACGGTGATCCAGGTCGATCCGGAAGCGGACGAATTCGCGCTGGAAGGCCTGGCGGTAGGATTGATGCGCAGCTGGAATTAA
- a CDS encoding cystathionine gamma-synthase family protein — MSDKKNYGFTTTILHNDRRKGIEHGSLHKPVHHSVAFGYDDARQLASVFQGKEPGFRYGRQGNPTVSALEDKVNKMEDGLATLCFATGMGAIGAVVQALLRAGDHVVSSAFLFGNTNSLWQTVSGQGIGVSFVDATDVANVAAAITPATRIVFVETIANPRTQIADLQKIGALCQQRGILYIVDNTMTTPYLFRPKAVGAGLVVNALTKSIGGHGNALGGSLTDTGLYDWTRYPNIFDNYKKVAPAQWGIAQIRAKALRDFGASLAPDAAHHIATGAETIALRMERTCSNALALATMLQADPRVAAVHYPGLVSHPQHAIASDLFRSYGSLFSFELKDGIDCFDFLNRLNLAIPASNLGDNRTLVIPVAHTIFYEMGAERRASMGIAESLIRVSVGIEDEADLLDDFRQALEVA, encoded by the coding sequence ATGAGCGACAAGAAAAACTACGGCTTCACCACCACCATCTTGCATAACGACCGCCGCAAGGGCATCGAGCATGGCTCGCTGCACAAGCCGGTGCACCACTCGGTCGCCTTCGGCTACGACGATGCGCGCCAGCTGGCGTCTGTATTCCAGGGCAAGGAACCGGGCTTCCGCTACGGCCGCCAGGGCAATCCGACCGTGTCCGCGCTGGAAGATAAAGTTAATAAAATGGAAGACGGCCTGGCCACCTTGTGCTTCGCCACCGGCATGGGCGCAATCGGCGCCGTGGTGCAAGCGCTGCTGCGCGCCGGCGACCATGTGGTGTCGTCCGCCTTCTTGTTCGGCAATACCAACAGCTTGTGGCAAACCGTCAGCGGACAGGGTATCGGCGTGTCGTTCGTCGACGCCACCGACGTCGCCAATGTGGCGGCGGCGATCACGCCGGCCACCCGTATCGTGTTTGTCGAAACCATCGCCAATCCGCGCACCCAGATCGCCGACTTGCAGAAAATCGGCGCGCTGTGCCAGCAGCGCGGCATCTTGTACATCGTCGACAATACGATGACGACACCGTATCTGTTCCGTCCGAAAGCGGTCGGCGCCGGCCTGGTGGTCAATGCGCTGACCAAGTCGATCGGCGGCCACGGCAATGCGCTGGGCGGCAGCCTGACCGATACCGGCCTGTACGACTGGACCCGGTATCCGAATATTTTCGACAATTACAAGAAGGTCGCGCCGGCCCAGTGGGGCATTGCGCAAATCCGCGCCAAGGCCTTGCGCGATTTCGGCGCCTCGCTGGCGCCGGACGCGGCGCACCACATCGCCACCGGCGCCGAAACCATCGCCTTGCGCATGGAGCGCACCTGCTCGAACGCGCTGGCGCTGGCGACCATGCTGCAAGCCGATCCGCGCGTCGCGGCCGTGCATTACCCTGGCCTGGTCTCGCATCCGCAGCACGCCATCGCGAGCGATCTGTTTCGCAGCTACGGTTCGCTGTTCAGCTTTGAATTGAAGGACGGCATCGATTGCTTCGACTTCCTGAACCGCCTGAATTTGGCGATACCGGCCAGCAACCTCGGCGACAACCGCACGCTGGTGATTCCGGTCGCGCACACGATCTTTTATGAGATGGGCGCCGAGCGGCGCGCCAGCATGGGCATTGCCGAATCGCTGATCAGGGTGTCGGTCGGCATCGAGGATGAAGCCGACTTGCTCGACGATTTCCGTCAAGCATTGGAGGTGGCGTAA
- the purF gene encoding amidophosphoribosyltransferase, which produces MCGIVGVVSHQPVNQLLYDALLLLQHRGQDAAGIATNHSSMFSMHKANGLVRDVFRTRNMRSLQGNSGIGHCRYPTAGSSSEEEAQPFYVNAPYGITLAHNGNLTNWEQLKQEMFKIDRRHINTDSDSEVLLNVLAHEIQEATTGLSLDPDAVFKAVSVLNRRVRGGYAAVAQIAGVGLLAFRDPHGIRPLCYGVNETEQGIEYLIASESVALEGMGFRFVRDIAPGEAVFIDADKQLHSRMCADNPSLNPCVFEFVYLARPDSVIDGASVYATRLKMGEYLAEKIRKEFKEGDIDVVMPIPDSSRPAAIQLALALNIEYREGFIKNRYIGRTFLMPGQAMRKKSVRQKLNAIPSEFKDKVVLLVDDSIVRGTTSREIVQMAREAGAKKVIFASAAPPVIFPNVYGIDMPTRDELIAYNRSNEEVCREITADALVYQDIDALKRAISDVNPALKNFEASCFDGVYVTGDVSQDYLDRIEYARHHPKAAAPEDTPRSQLNLNLATAEG; this is translated from the coding sequence ATGTGTGGCATCGTCGGCGTCGTTTCCCACCAACCTGTTAATCAATTGCTGTATGACGCATTGTTGCTGTTGCAACATCGCGGTCAGGATGCGGCAGGGATTGCGACCAATCACAGCAGTATGTTTTCCATGCACAAGGCCAATGGCCTGGTGCGTGACGTCTTCCGTACGCGCAACATGCGTTCGTTGCAAGGCAATTCCGGCATCGGCCACTGTCGTTACCCGACGGCCGGTTCGTCCAGCGAAGAGGAAGCGCAGCCGTTTTATGTCAACGCCCCTTACGGCATCACGCTGGCGCACAATGGCAACCTGACCAACTGGGAACAGTTGAAACAGGAAATGTTCAAGATCGACCGCCGCCACATCAACACCGATTCCGATTCGGAAGTGTTGCTGAACGTCTTGGCGCATGAAATCCAGGAAGCCACCACCGGCCTGTCGCTCGATCCGGACGCCGTGTTCAAGGCCGTTTCCGTATTGAACCGGCGCGTGCGCGGCGGTTATGCGGCGGTGGCGCAAATCGCCGGCGTCGGCTTGCTGGCGTTCCGCGATCCGCACGGCATCCGTCCGCTGTGCTACGGCGTCAATGAAACCGAACAAGGCATCGAATACCTGATCGCCTCCGAATCGGTGGCGCTGGAAGGCATGGGTTTCCGTTTCGTGCGCGACATCGCGCCGGGCGAAGCCGTGTTCATCGATGCCGATAAACAATTGCACAGTCGCATGTGCGCCGACAATCCGAGCCTGAATCCTTGCGTGTTCGAATTTGTTTACCTGGCGCGTCCGGATTCGGTGATCGACGGCGCGTCGGTCTACGCCACCCGCCTGAAAATGGGCGAATACCTGGCCGAGAAAATCCGCAAGGAATTCAAGGAAGGCGATATCGACGTGGTCATGCCGATTCCCGATTCGTCGCGTCCGGCCGCGATCCAGCTGGCGCTGGCGCTCAATATCGAATATCGCGAAGGTTTCATCAAGAACCGCTACATCGGCCGTACCTTCCTGATGCCGGGCCAGGCGATGCGCAAGAAATCGGTGCGCCAGAAACTCAATGCGATCCCGTCCGAATTCAAGGACAAGGTCGTGCTGCTGGTCGACGATTCCATCGTGCGCGGCACCACCAGCCGTGAAATCGTGCAAATGGCGCGCGAAGCCGGCGCGAAGAAAGTCATTTTCGCGTCCGCCGCGCCGCCGGTGATCTTCCCGAACGTGTACGGCATCGACATGCCGACCCGCGACGAATTGATCGCCTATAACCGCAGCAATGAAGAGGTGTGCCGCGAAATCACCGCCGACGCGCTGGTGTACCAGGATATCGACGCACTGAAACGCGCCATTTCCGACGTCAACCCGGCCTTGAAGAATTTCGAGGCGTCGTGCTTCGATGGCGTCTACGTGACCGGCGACGTGTCGCAGGATTATCTCGACCGCATCGAATATGCGCGTCATCATCCGAAGGCCGCCGCGCCGGAAGATACGCCGCGCTCGCAACTGAACCTGAACCTTGCGACGGCCGAAGGCTGA
- a CDS encoding CvpA family protein, which translates to MTIFDYLVLFVLISSVVISMMRGLVKEILSLVSWVVAFVIANAYGASLAKMLPEVVPGEVIRLLLAFVILFIGVRILMGLLGMTVDVLVRATGLSLADRGLGALFGLARGLVIVLTAVILCGMTSIPQQAFWKNALLRPMAEDGARAIKPYLPAAYAKHVQF; encoded by the coding sequence GTGACGATTTTCGATTATCTGGTCTTGTTTGTACTGATTTCATCAGTCGTCATCAGCATGATGCGCGGACTGGTCAAGGAAATCCTGTCGCTGGTCAGCTGGGTGGTGGCGTTTGTGATCGCCAACGCCTATGGCGCCAGCCTGGCTAAAATGTTGCCAGAAGTGGTGCCCGGCGAGGTGATCCGGCTGCTGCTGGCCTTCGTGATCTTGTTTATCGGCGTGCGCATCCTGATGGGGCTGCTCGGCATGACGGTCGATGTATTGGTCAGGGCCACCGGCCTGAGCCTGGCCGACCGCGGCCTGGGCGCCTTGTTCGGATTGGCGCGCGGCCTGGTGATTGTATTGACTGCCGTCATATTGTGCGGGATGACGTCGATCCCGCAACAGGCTTTCTGGAAGAATGCGCTGCTGCGTCCGATGGCCGAGGACGGCGCGCGCGCCATCAAGCCTTACTTGCCGGCCGCGTATGCGAAGCACGTGCAATTTTGA